A window of the Citrus sinensis cultivar Valencia sweet orange chromosome 9, DVS_A1.0, whole genome shotgun sequence genome harbors these coding sequences:
- the LOC102620513 gene encoding reticulon-like protein B3: MAEHAPEHESSDKSLVEKITDKIHGHDSSSSDSDDDKPSSIDAFKSKVFRLFGREKPIHHVLGAGKPADIFLWRNKKISAGVLGGATAMWVLFELLEYHLITLVCHISILSLAVLFLWSNASTFINKSPPEIPVVTLPEKFVLEFASALRYEINRALAVLREIASGRDLKKFLGVIAGLWLLSVVGNWCNFVTLFYIVFVLLHTVPVIYEKYEDKIDSFGEKATIEIKKQYAVFDEKVLKKVLSRIPKGALKKKD; this comes from the exons ATGGCGGAACATGCACCTGAGCACGAATCATCCGACAAATCACTGGTGGAGAAGATCACGGATAAGATCCATGGCCACGACTCCTCGTCATCTGACTCCGATGACGACAAGCCGTCGTCTATTGACGCCTTTAAGTCCAAAGTATTCAGGCTCTTCGGAAGAGAAAAACCTATTCACCATGTCCTCGGAGCTGGAAAAC CTGCTGATATTTTCCTATGGAGGAACAAGAAAATATCTGCTGGTGTGCTAGGTGGAGCCACTGCAATGTGGGTTCTCTTTGAGTTGCTGGAATACCATTTAATCACTTTGGTCTGCCATATATCGATTCTCTCTCTGGCTGTTCTCTTCCTGTGGTCCAATGCATCCACATTTATCAACAA ATCACCGCCAGAGATTCCAGTTGTTACACTTCCTGAGAAGTTTGTCCTTGAATTCGCCTCTGCCTTGAGGTATGAAATCAACCGAGCCTTGGCTGTCCTGCGGGAAATTGCATCTGGAAGGGACTTGAAGAAGTTTCTTGGT GTCATTGCTGGCTTGTGGCTTTTGTCTGTTGTCGGTAATTGGTGCAACTTCGTGACATTATTCTACATTG TATTTGTTTTGCTACACACCGTGCCCGTGATTTATGAGAAGTACGAGGACAAGATTGATTCATTTGGTGAGAAGGCAACGATTGAGATCAAGAAGCAATATGCAGTCTTTGATGAAAAGGTTTTGAAGAAGGTTTTGAGTCGAATTCCCAAAGGTGCATTGAAGAAGAAGGATTAA
- the LOC102621339 gene encoding anthocyanidin 5,3-O-glucosyltransferase-like, translating into MADHNNKTIVLYPSPGRSHLVPMIELGKLILTRHPSFSITMIVPTFPNTVAGDTSHYIFAVSGITFHHLPTVSDELGLKYYPSIDEVTRLRDRLAELNNPNLHQTLLTLFKTSTLKALVIDFFCKAALQVSSSLNIPTYFFFTSGATALAQILHYPNLKNITDNDCFRVDAESEMLLDHIPGLPPIRAKEMFPPDDSVLKNTIDTAIQMTKSCGIIINTFETLEQRASQALKDGKCVPNGETMPPVYCLGPVLAATVDNKNDYHMCLSWLDLQPKQSVVFLCFGSMVFFSSKQLKEMAIGLERSRVRFLWVVRVPPPEDEFRRNLAVADAEVSVEMFLPEDFLERTRDRGLVVKSWAPQTDVLSHDSVGGFVTHCGWNSVIEALCAGVPMVAWPFIGDQMVNRSFLVEDIEVAVPVVESEDGLVYGAELEKRVIELMDSENGKGKVLRERTRALKEKAMGALREGGCSLAALAELATRLDKEWSTDDYEF; encoded by the coding sequence ATGGCGGATCATAATAACAAAACAATTGTTCTATATCCTTCACCAGGAAGAAGCCATTTAGTGCCAATGATTGAATTGGGCAAATTAATACTAACCCGTCACCCTTCTTTCTCCATCACCATGATAGTCCCCACCTTCCCGAACACCGTCGCCGGTGACACTTCTCACTACATCTTCGCCGTCTCCGGTATCACCTTCCACCACCTCCCGACCGTATCCGATGAGCTTGGCCTAAAATACTACCCATCCATTGATGAAGTCACGAGATTACGTGACAGGTTAGCTGAACTCAATAATCCTAATCTCCACCAAACCCTACTAACCCTTTTTAAAACTTCAACACTCAAAGCCCTTGTCATCGACTTCTTTTGCAAAGCTGCCTTGCAAGTATCTTCAAGTCTCAATATCCCCACTTACTTCTTCTTCACCAGCGGCGCCACGGCCCTCGCACAAATCTTGCATTATCCAAATCTCAAGAATATCACAGATAATGACTGCTTCAGAGTTGACGCTGAAAGTGAAATGCTTCTTGATCATATTCCTGGCTTGCCACCAATTAGGGCAAAAGAAATGTTCCCTCCTGATGACAGCGTACTCAAGAACACCATCGACACTGCAATTCAGATGACAAAATCTTGCGGGATCATCATCAACACTTTTGAAACACTCGAACAAAGGGCTAGTCAAGCATTAAAAGATGGCAAGTGCGTACCAAATGGAGAAACAATGCCGCCTGTATATTGCTTAGGGCCGGTTCTAGCTGCGACTGTTGATAACAAAAATGATTACCATATGTGCTTGAGTTGGCTCGACTTACAACCGAAGCAAAGCGTTGTGTTCTTATGTTTCGGTAGCATGGTGTTCTTTAGCAGCAAGCAGTTGAAAGAAATGGCCATCGGGCTAGAGAGGAGCCGGGTTAGGTTCTTGTGGGTGGTGCGTGTTCCCCCGCCGGAGGACGAGTTTCGTCGGAATTTGGCGGTGGCGGATGCTGAGGTGAGTGTGGAAATGTTTTTGCCTGAAGATTTTTTGGAGAGAACGAGAGATAGGGGGTTGGTGGTGAAATCATGGGCTCCGCAAACGGATGTACTAAGTCATGACTCGGTGGGTGGGTTTGTCACTCACTGCGGGTGGAACTCTGTGATTGAAGCATTGTGTGCTGGGGTGCCTATGGTGGCTTGGCCTTTTATTGGGGATCAAATGGTGAATAGATCGTTTTTGGTGGAGGACATTGAGGTGGCTGTGCCGGTTGTCGAGTCTGAAGACGGGTTGGTGTATGGAGCTGAGTTAGAGAAACGAGTGATTGAGTTGATGGACTCAGAGAATGGGAAAGGGAAAGTGCTTCGTGAACGGACTAGGGCATTGAAAGAGAAAGCTATGGGGGCTTTGAGAGAAGGTGGGTGTTCACTTGCTGCCCTAGCTGAGTTGGCCACTCGTTTAGATAAGGAATGGAGTACGGACGACTACGAGTTTTAA
- the LOC102620777 gene encoding F-box protein At5g52880 — MSNSTERYQKLGLKEALTRIYRYPIACKELSFIFRGAYSKLPKNVQSLIFQDSLAAFRLLPEMQTSSAVSAAHLLFQSAEAVLPKQKKNLAITEYKQAKVALKRHCKARQEEQGSVQLPQDVLVHIFRFLDLQSLVSVGQICWSWNLAASDNHLWQLQYAIYFSNSDNCLKTKVQQSGRVIEDKMNTLLQDNMASQPSVDWLETFKGAYIGNSLKKLTSNRGFCGHCNAVVWLNNLKCSNERCGLKFKNQQIKLLSPCQVVKYLLDDPLSLSSSSDSDSESDEESISSLWAYPKHLHV; from the exons ATGTCAAATTCAACGGAGAGATATCAAAAGCTAGGCTTAAAAGAAGCTCTTACAAGAATCTACAGATACCCAATTGCTTGTAAAGAGCTGAGCTTTATATTCAGAGGAGCTTACTCCAAACTCCCCAAGAATGTTCAGTCCCTCATCTTTCAAGATTCTCTCGCCGCCTTTCGTCTCCTTCCCGA AATGCAGACATCCAGTGCTGTTTCTGCTGCGCATCTTCTTTTTCAGAGTGCAGAGGCAGTATTGCCAAAGCAGAAAAAGAATCTGGCCATTACAGAATATAAACAGGCTAAGGTTGCCCTTAAGAGGCACTGTAAAGCTCGCCAGGAAGAGCAAG GCTCTGTCCAACTACCCCAGGATGTTCTTGtacatatttttagatttctGGATTTGCAATCTTTAGTTTCTGTTGGGCAAATCTGCtg GTCTTGGAATTTAGCGGCAAGTGATAACCACCTGTGGCAGTTGCAATATGCCATATATTTCAGTAATTCTGATAATTGTTTAAAGACCAAAGTTCAGCAGAGCGGCAGAGTGATAGAAGATAAAATGAATACACTTCTACAAGATAACATGGCTTCCCAGCCCTCTGTTGATTGGCTAGAAACATTTAAAGGAGCATATATAG GTAATTCATTGAAGAAACTAACATCAAATAGGGGATTCTGTGGGCACTGCAATGCAGTAGTATGGCTTAATAACTTGAAATGTTCTAATGAACGCTGTGgtctgaaattcaaaaatcagcAAATCAAGCTTCTATCCCCTTGCCAG GTCGTTAAATATCTACTGGACGATCCCTTGTCACTGTCATCTTCTTCAGACAGTGACAGTGAATCAGATGAAGAATCCATTTCCAGCTTATGGGCATATCCCAAACACTTGCATGTGTGA